The region CCCTGACCCAGGAATTGGTGGATTTGGCCGCCATCCTCAATGCCCTGCGCGCCCTGCACGGGGCTGGACGCCGTCCCGCTCGCGGCTCCGAGCGGCACGGGGACCGGCGGGCAGGGATAATGGGCAGTGGCCGCCGCCCGGTGCCCGGCCGTTGACGGGTTTTTTGGTTTAGACGCTAGGGGAATGTCCATGACGTTGGTCGACAATGCGGTGTATGTGAACGGCAAGCGCCACCATAACCCGGACAGCCTGGATGAAACGTTCGAACTGACCCGCAGCTCCGGCGGCATGGCATGGATCGGCCTGTACCGCCCGGACGAGGTGGAGCTGCTGGCCGTCGCCGAGGAGTTCGGCCTGAACCTGCTTATTGTCGAAGACGCGCTGGCCGGCCACCAGCGCTCGAAGCTCGAGCAGTACGGTGACCAGCTGTTCCTGGTGCTCCGGCCCGCCCGCTACCTGGACGACGTCGAACGCGTCGAGTTCGGTGAGCTGCACCTGTTTGTGGGCCCCAACTTCGTCGTGACCGTCCGGCACGCCGAATCACCGGACCTGACCCGTGTCCGCAAGCGGCTGGAACAGGAGCCGGACCTGCTGGCACTTGGCCCGCAGGCCGTGCTCTACGCGGTGCTGGACCAGGTGGTGGATGAATATGCTCCCGTCGCGGCCGGGCTGGAGAACGACATTGACGAGATTGAGGACCAGTTGTTCGGCGGCGACGCCGAGGTGTCCCGCCGCATCTACGAGCTCTCCCGCGAAGTCATCCAGTTCCACCGGGCCATCAGTCCGCTGGAAAACGTGGTGGGCGAACTGCGCCAGAACGCGGAGCAGTACGGCATCCCGGCGGACCTGCATGACAACCTCGGGGACGTGCTGGACCATGTGCTGCGCCTGATTGACCGGGTCAACGCATACCGCGCCATCCTGGACAACGCACTCACCCTGTCCTCGACACTTGCCTCCAACCGCCTCGCGGAGACGAGCATTGAACAGAACGAACAGGTGAAGCGGATTTCCTCGTGGGCTGCCATCCTCTTTGCCCCCACCCTGGTGGGCACCATTTACGGCATGAACTTTGAACACATGCCCGAACTCGGCTGGCAGTTCGGCTATCCGCTGGCCATCGTGGCGATGTTCGGGATGGGCGCCATCCTGTACGTGACCTTCAAACGGAACAAGTGGCTCTGATGCGGCTACTGCTCCCCGTGCTGGCGGGCGCGCTGCTGCTGAGCGCCTGCGGGAACAACGCCGGTGCTTCCCCGGATCCCGGCGGGAGCGGCGGGAGTTCGGCCGCCGATGTGACCGGGCCGTGGGGCGACGTCGATAATCCGGACGCACCGTCCCTGGACTTCAGCCCCGACGGGCGGGTCAGCGGCACGGACGGCTGCAACCGTTTGATGGGGCACTGGAGCGTCTCCGGCAACCGCGTCACCCTCCGGGACATGGCCACCACCCTGATGGCCTGCCCGCCCGGAATGGACACATGGCTCGCCGCGGGTGCCGCGGCCGACGTCGACGGCGGCACCCTGCGGATCTATGACCAGGCCGGCAACGAAATCGGCGTCTTGGAACGGTAGGGCGCTAGTGCCGGGACTGCTGCTTCGGCGAGCCCTCCACGTGCAGGTCGTTGCCCTTGGTTTCCTTCACCATGGTCACGGCCACAAAGGACACCACGCACAGCACCATGATGTAGAGGCCGATGGACGGCGACCAGCCGGTCTCGTTCAACAGCGCCTGGGCAATGGTCGGCGCGAACGCCCCGCCCAGGATGGCCCCGAGGGCGTACCCGATGGAGACACCCGAGTACCGCACCCGGGCCGGGAACATCTCGGCATACATCGCTGACTGCGGACCGTAGGACAGGCCCAGGCCGATGGTCAGGACGAAAATCGCCACCGCGAACAGCACAATGTTGGTGGTGTCGATGAGCAGGAACATCGGGACCGACCACAGGAACACCCAGGCGTAGCCGATCTGGAAGGTGCGGACCCGGCCGATCCGGTCGGAAAGGATCCCGCCGTAGAGCGTGAAGATCAGCCAGCCGAAGGATCCCAGCGTGGTGGCCAGCAGCACCGAGGGCCGGTCCATTCCCAGGCCGCCCGCGGCCGGCTTACCGGTGGCGTAAGAGGCGAAGAAGGCGATGACCAGGTACCCGGCCGCATTGTTGGCAATGAAAATCAACGCACTGAGGATCACCTCGCGGCTGTTGTGCCGGAACAGCTGGCTCAGCGGAGCGGACGATTCCTTCTTCCGCTCCTGGATCTCCTTGAAAATGGGGCTCTCGGCCACCGAGCGGCGGATGAAGTAGCCGACAATGATCAGTACCACCGAGACCAGGAACGGGATCCGCCAGCCCCAGGCCAGGAAGTCCTCCTCGCTCAGGCTCGTGCTCAGCACGTACATTACGAACGTCGCCAGGATCATGCCCACCGGCACGCCGATCTGCGGGTAGGCGCCGAAGAGACCGCGCTTGCCCGCCGGGGCGTGTTCCACCGAGAGCAGGGCGGCCCCGCCCCACTCCCCGCCGGCGGAGAAGCCCTGCATGATGCGCAGCACAATCAGCAGGATCGGACCGGCGACGCCGATCTGCGCGTAGGTGGGCACCACACCGATCAGGGCGGTGGAGATACCCATCATGACCAGCGTGAACACCAGCATTTTCTTCCGGCCGATCCGGTCTCCCAGATGTCCGGCGACGACGGCGCCCAGGGGACGGAACAGGAAACTGATGCCGATGGTCGCAAAGGAGACCACCTGGCCCAGCGGGCCGTCGTTGATGGGACCGAAATACAGGGTGGCCAGCACCAGGCCGGCAGCCTGGGCGTAAATGAAGAAGTCGTACCACTCGATAGTGGTGCCGACCAGGGTTCCGGCGAGGACCTTGCGTTCCTCCCGGCTCATCCGGCCGGAGGAAGGCACGGCGGACGCGGCATTGACACTCATCTAAAACTCCATTGTTTTGAGACGGACAGTGACGTGGAAAACGGACCCGGTCCCCGCAGCCGGATGCTGGCATCGTACGCCCGCCCCGGCGTCGGGCACCTTACCCGGACCGGCGAGTTTCAGGACATCACGGAATTCCCCCGGGGGAACCGCCCGGGGTATGCCGCACAGGGAAGAAAGGTCCACAATAGACTTCGGCTCTTTTCCGCCCTCACCGCTTTCTCGACCGAACGGCAGCAACGCATCTTGAACACCTCCCAGCCGGACCTTAAACCGTGGCCGGCGCTCTGGTCCCTGGTCATCGGGTTCTTCATGATCCTGGTGGACTCCACGATCGTAAACATCGCCACCCCCGCCATCATGGCGGACCTGGGCGCAGGACTCGACCAGGTGATCTGGGTGATCAGCGCCTACCTGCTGGCCTACGCCGTGCCGCTGCTGATTACCGGCAGGCTCGGTGACCGGTTCGGCCCGCGCCGGGTCTATCTGATCGGACTGGTGGTCTTCACACTCTCCAGCCTCTGGTGCGGCTTTGCGCACAGCGTGGACGCGCTGATCCTCGCCCGTGTGGCCCAGGGCTTCGGCGCTGCGCTGATGACCCCGCAGACCATGTCCGTGATTACCCGGATCTTCCCGCCGGACAAGCGCGGCACCGCACTGGGCCTCTGGGGCGCAACCGCCGGCGTCGCCACCCTCGTGGGTCCGATCCTGGGCGGTGTGCTGGTAGACGGACTGGGCTGGGAATGGATCTTCTTCATCAACGTGCCGGTGGGCGTGCTGGGCTTCATCCTGGCCTACCGGCTGGTGCCGCAGCTCCCCACCGCCGTGCACCGCTTCGATTACCTGGGCGTGCTGCTCAGCGCGGCGGGGATGTTCTGCCTGGTCTTCGGCATCCAGGAAGGCGAAAGCTACAACTGGGGAACCATTGCCGGGCCGTTGTCCGTCTGGTCCCTGATCATTGCCGGGGTGCTGCTGCTGGGACTCTTTGTCCTCTGGCAGCGGCTGAACCGCGCCGAGCCGCTCCTGCCGCTGAAGCTCTTCCGGGACCGCAACTTCTCCCTGGCCAACATCTCCATCACCGGCATGGGCTTCGCCGTCACCGCGTTCTCGCTGCCGGTGATCCTCTTTGCGCAGAACGTGCGCGGGCTGAGCCCAACCCAGGCGGCTCTGCTGCTGGCCCCGATGGCCGTCCTGGCCGGAGTCCTCGCCCCGGCTGCGGGCAAAATCGTCCAGCGCGGGAACCCCCGGTTCATTGCGGTGTTCGGGTTCGCTGCCATGGCGGCATCCCTCATCTGGCTCGGTTCCATCCTCAGCCCGGACGTCCCCTACTGGCACCTTCTCCTGCCGATGGCCCTCATGGGACTGGCGAACGCATGCATCTGGCCCTCGGTGTCGCTGACCGCCACGCGCAACCTCGCGGCCGACGTCGCCGGTGCCGGTTCCGGCGTTTACAACACCACCCGGCAGTTCGGCGCGGTGATCGGCAGCAGCGCCATCGCCGCGGTCATGCAGTCGCGGCTGACGGCGCACCTGGGCGGAGGTGCAGCCGACGGCGGCACCGCACCGGCCGGCGGCGTGTTCCCGGAAGCCCTCAAAGCCGGCTATTCCGAGGCCATGGGGCAGTCCCTGTACCTGCCCGCGGCCGTCATCCTCCTTGCCCTGCTGGCCTCGCTGTTCTACGCCAAACCTGCTCCTGAACTCACCTCGGGCGGGGCCCGGGAAGCGGCACGGACCTCCTCGAAGGGCTAAAACCCCGGACAGCACAAAACCGGGCGGAGCCTCTGCGGCTCCGCCCGGTTTTGCGTCCGGCAGGGGTTATTCCTTGTTCAGCTTGTCCTGCACGGCGCCGGCTGCCTTCTCGACCGGGTTGGGGATGTCCGTGGTCCCGTAGTACCGGGCGTCCGGGCGGGTGGGGGGCGGCATCGGGGCCCGGGTGGTGGGACCGTCGTGGTAGCTGAATTCGCCCTTGCCGTCCGGCGTCGGACCCTTGGCCCAGGACCCTTCCTTGGCGTGCTCGCCGTCGGAGAAGTTCAGGTACTGGTAGGACACCTCGCGGTGTTCCTTGTTGAGCGGGAAGTTGCTGGGTACCGGTAGCTGTTCCATGTTCTCCGCCTGAAGTTCCAGGGCCGCGGTGGTCCACTGGTTCTGGTGCATGGTGTCCCGGGCCAGCAGGAACGCCAGCAGGTCCCGCACCCCGTGGTCATCGGTCATGTGGTAGAGCCGGGCAACGGCAATGCGGCCCTGCATTTCGATGTTGGCGTTGGACGTAAAGTCCGCCAGCATATTGCCGCTGGCCGTGATGTAGCCGCCGGTCCAGGGATTGCCGTTGCTGTCCACGGGGCGCGCGCCGGCACCGGCCACGATGGCGTGCTGCACGTCCATGCCGCCCATCACGGCGGCAACCGTGGGATCGTTCTGGACGGCGTCGTCGGTAACCCCCAGCGGAGCCTTTTCCAGCAGCTGCGCAATCATGATGGCCAGCATTTCCACATGGCCCATTTCCTCTGCGGCAATGCCGTACAGCAGGTCCCGGTATTTGCCCGGAATGTGCGCATTCCAGGACTGGAATCCGTACTGCATGGCTACCGTGATTTCGCCGTACTGGCCGCCCAGTGCCTCTTGAAGCTTCCGGGCAAACACCGCATCCGGCTTCTCCGGGGTGGACTTGAACTGGAGTTCCTGTTTATGGAAAAACATAATGCCTCCGCACCTTGTGGACCGGCGCCGGAATCGGCGTTCCCTCTGCGGGGTGCCGTGGCCGGTCACGGTGTTTCCAACGTAGACCCGCACCGGAATCCGCGGAAGAGTAGGCAGTGCACTTGCCGGACCCACCTCCCGGGTAATCGGCCGAGACACGGGTAGTGTCCTTGCCATGGTCTCCCAGGAACGCCCCGACACCGCTGCCTCCGCCCCCGCCGATCCGGACGCGAGCCCGGCGTCGGACGTCACCGACGACTTCGCAGTCCGCCGGCACACCCTGCCCTCGGGCCTGGGCTACACCACCACCACCGGACGGATGGTCTTCCGCAAGGAAGAAGTCAGCGACGGAAAGTCGGACGGCTTCCGGCCCAAGGCGGAGATCTTCCTGGTCGCCTACACGGCGGACGCGCCGGAGACCGGCCCCAACCGGCGCCCTGTGGTGTTTGCCTTCAACGGCGGGCCGGGTTCCTCCTCCGTCTGGCTGCACATGGGCCTGCTGGGCCCGCGGATGGTGGACTCGGGCGACGCCGGTTCCCTGACTCCTCCCCCGTTCGACCTGGTGGACAACCCGCAGACCCTGCTGGAACACGCGGACCTGGTGCTGATCGATCCGGTGAACACGGGCTTCTCCCGGGTGGTGAACGGCAACGACGCCGCGGAGTTCCACGGGTTCGAGGAGGACCGGGACCTGGTGGCCGAGGTGATCCGGCTCTGGACCACGCGGAACAACCGCTGGCTGAGCCCGAAGTACCTGGTGGGTGAGTCCTACGGCACCCTGCGCGCGGTGGCCGTGGCCGGGAAGCTGTTCGACGCCTACGGACTGGCAGTCAACGGCCTGGGCCTGATCTCGACTGTCCTGAACCTGGCCACCCTGGATTTCGCACCCGGGCGGGACACCCCCTATGCGCTGCACCTGCCGACCTACGCCGCCATCGCGCACTTCCACGGCCGGCTTCCGGGCCGCGAGCTGGCCGACGTCGTCCGCGAAGCCGAAGCCTACGCCGCGCGCGAGTACGGATATGCGCTGACCCAGGGGTCCCGGCTGAGCGCGGAGGAGTACGACGACGTCATCGCCCGCCTCGCCGCCATCACCACCCTGAGCGAGGGCTTCATCCGGCGTACCAATCTGCGCTGGGACTACGCCATGTTCTCTGCGGAGCTGCTGCGGGAGGAAAACCTGGCCGTGGGGCGCATCGACGGCCGGTTTACCGCCGCGCCGGCGCACCAGCAGGACTGGATCAACTGGGACGATCCCAGCCTGGTGGCCATCAACGGGCCCTATTCCGCGGCCATCAACCACTATGTCCGCGCCGAGCTCGGCTACGAGAACGATCTCCCCTACGAAATCCTCAGCGGCCGGGTCCAGCCGTGGAGCTACAAGACCTTCGAGGGTGTGCCCGTGGATGTCACCGGCACCCTGGAACGGCTGCTGGTGCACAACCCGGCGCTGCGCGTGCACGTGGACTACGGCTACTACGACGGCGCCACGCCGCATTTCGCCGCGGAGTACGTGTGGGCGCACATGCGGCTGAGCGATGAAGCACGGTCCCGGTTCACGCACCACTACTACGAGGCCGGGCACATGATGTACGTAAACCCCGGCTGCCGTGCCGACCAGCTGCGCAACCTCGCGGGGTTCGTGACCGGGGCCTAGGGTTCAGGGGGCCGGCGGGCGGCGGAACAGTGCGGTGAGCAGGAAAGATTCCCCAAACCAGGGCGAGTCCTGTTCCTGAGCGGCCATCGGGCGGATTTCGATTTCCTCGAAGGCCGCAAAAACCCATCGCAAGTCGTCAGGGCTGAAGGCAATTCCCGCTTCGAATGTCCCGTCGCGGTAGAGCTGTTCGTCGGGAGCTTCCGAGCCCATCCGGCCCCGGGCGAAACAGGCCAGCCCCAGATAGCCGCCGGGCGCGAGGGTGCGCTTCAGCAGTTGGAGGTAGCTGATGCGGCGGTGCGGGGGAAGGTGGTGCAGGCACCCTGAGTCGTAGACCAGTCCGTACGTTCCTGAAAACGCTTCCGGCGGCAGGGCAAAGGCGTCGCCGCAGGTGAATGAGACCTCCAGCCGCCGCGCTGCGGCACGTTCCCGGCCCCACGCCACGGCCTCGGATGAGAGATCAACGGCATCCACGGTGTAACCGTTTTCCGCCAGGAACAGGGCATTGCGGCCAGGACCTGACCCGATATCCAGTACCCTCGTCGGCGCGAACACTTCGGCGCTGACCCACCGGGCCAGGTTTTCGTCGGGTTTGTCGGCGAAGAACGGGACGGGCCGGGTCCGGTCGGCATAGAACCTGTTCCACCAGGTGCTGCCTGCGTCATGGGTCCAGCGGACCGAGTCACGGGCAAACAGCCCGTCCATCAGCCTCAGGAGATCATCAACGGACCGCAGGCTGCGGTTGATCGGCGGCTCGCTCATAATGCCAGACCTTACCCACGCGGCTTCCCCTGGGGAACGGTGTTACCGGGTGGCGAAGTGCAGCCAGACAGCCCCGCCCCAGAGTCCGCCTGCGGTCAGCGCCAGCGCCAGTTCGGCAAGGATCCCGATGCCCATGGCCTTCAGGGTGGCCACACTGGAGGACCAGGCGGCGGACAGGTCCCGCTTGCGCAGCCACTCGCTGAGCAGCAGGCCGACGGCGAACCCGATAAACAGGCCCACGGCAGGAATGGTGAACATTCCAACGATGCCCACAGCCACGCCCGCCACGATGGAGCGCTTGGGGATTTCCCGTTCCTTGAGCCGCCGTCCGGTGAGGAAGGCACTGGACAGCATTCCGGCGATCAGGAGCACGGCACCGATCCCGAAGGACCACCAGGCCGGCGCGCTCTGCACTCCGAGGGCCCAGCCCAGCAGGGCAATGAGGATCAGGATGCTGCCCGGCAGCACGGGCACCACAATGCCGATCAGGCCCACGGCGATCACCAGGGCTGCGGCAATGGTTACAAGAAGGTCCGGATCCATTCCCCCAGTGTTCCACCAGCTGTCCACTCCCCTCGTATTTGCCCGCCGGGGCGGTTCGGCCTTTGCGATTCTGCTGCCGGTTGGGGATTCCGCTGCCGGTTGGGGATTCCGCTGCCGGTTGGGGAAATCCCTCCGCTGCGCAGTGGCAGGGATTTCCCAAACCGGTCGGGTTTTCCCAAACTGGAGCCTTTACCCGGTCTGCCGGGCCCGAAATCCCCGGCGTGGCTCGGACCGCCGGGTGGAGAAACTACTAAGGATGCTTATAAGGTGGCATCTTCAGCCCGATTCACCGGACGGAAAACAGGAGAGCAGTAAATGAGCACCGAACCAGGGAACACAAACGCTTCCAACACCGGACGCGGAGCCTCTGACGGCGGCCCGTTCCGGGACCGGTCCGATCGGCCCGCGCCCGTCGACGACAGCCAGGCCATTCCCGTGGACGGTCACCGGGAGGACACCGCCACCCGGGCCATGGACACCGACACCGCCTCCTCTTCTCCGTCGCATGCCACCGGCCGCCGTGCGGGCAGCCATGCCGCCGAACCGGTAGCGGGCACCACGAACGACGACGCCGCCGGCCGCGCGATGCCGGTCTCCGATTCCCGTTCGGGCTCCGAATCCGCCTCCGAAGATACGAGTACCCGGGTCGCACCAGTCACCGCCACCCGTTCCCCCGACGCTGACGGCACCGGCGAACACCGCGGCGCAACATCGGTATCTGCCGTGCGTGACCACCGTGACGCAGACACTGAGCGCGATTCTGACCGCGACGCCGAGAACCGGCACGCCATGAACGCCGGCGACACGACGGATGATCGACGCGACGCCCGCGACGACCGGAACGATGACCGGAACGATGACCGCGGCGTCGTACGCGACCAGGACCGGGACGGCCGAATTGATGATCGTGACGCCGTGCACACCCGCGAGGCCGCCCTGCCCAACCGTGAGGCACTGCTGGCCCGGGAGAAGGAACGCTTCGGCGGCTTCAAGTTCGGTGCGGCGTTCTTCGGCTGGCTGACCGCTACCGGAATGGTGGTGCTGCTTTCGGCGCTGGCTGCGGCGATTGGCGCTGCCGTGGGCCTTTCGGCTGAAACCAACCTCGGCCAGGCCCTGGAATCTGCAGCAGCCAACCAGTCCGCCGGGATCGTCGGCGCGATCATCATGCTCCTGGTCCTGCTGCTCTCCTACTTTGCCGGCGGATACGTCGCCGGGCGCATGGCCCGCTTCAACGGCGCCAAGCAGGGCCTGGCCGTCTGGCTGTGGGCACTGGTGGCGGCCGCCGTCGTCATCATCCTGGGCCTGATCTTCGGCAACGACATCCGCAGCATCAGCCAGCTCAACTCGGTTGCGCCGCTGCCCGAGAACCTGGAAGGCATGGACGCCGGCACCTGGATCGCCGTCGCTGCCAGCCTGCTGGCCACCCTGCTCGGCGCCATCCTGGGCGGCCTGGCCGGTATGCGTTACCACCGCCGTATTGACCGTGCAGACTTCCGCACGGAAGAGACCGTCGTCCGCTAAGACGTTGTCGGTCCTAACGGCCGCTGCAACCTCCGGTTTCCGGGGATTGCAGCGGCCGTTTTTTGTTGGCCCCCTCACCCAGCAGGACGTCCCACGCTCCGGTGCGGAAGTGACGACTGGGACCTCACCTGCAACACCTGCACCACGTCGTGGGATGCTGTTTCCGTCAGGATCAGGACGTCCCGCCATCCGGTACGGAAGTGGCGCCTGTGACCTCACCAGTAACACCGGCACCACGTAGTGGGATGCCGTGCGGGCCACAGTGCCAGGCGAGCAGGAATCAGTGCCCGACACCTTAAACACACTGAGGCCCCGCATATGCGGGGCCTCAGCTCTAACGGGATGAAACCGCAGACGTTACGGGGACGGGGTGCCGCCGTTGACGTTCAGCGTTTCGCCGATCACGTAGCTGGATTCCGGCGAAGCAAGGAAGACGTAGGCCGGGGCCAGTTCGGTGGGCTGGCCCGCACGGCCCAGCGGGGTGCTCTGGCCGAACTCCGTCAGCGCTTCCTTCTGCTGTCCGTCGGACGGCTG is a window of Arthrobacter sp. zg-Y1171 DNA encoding:
- a CDS encoding magnesium and cobalt transport protein CorA, encoding MTLVDNAVYVNGKRHHNPDSLDETFELTRSSGGMAWIGLYRPDEVELLAVAEEFGLNLLIVEDALAGHQRSKLEQYGDQLFLVLRPARYLDDVERVEFGELHLFVGPNFVVTVRHAESPDLTRVRKRLEQEPDLLALGPQAVLYAVLDQVVDEYAPVAAGLENDIDEIEDQLFGGDAEVSRRIYELSREVIQFHRAISPLENVVGELRQNAEQYGIPADLHDNLGDVLDHVLRLIDRVNAYRAILDNALTLSSTLASNRLAETSIEQNEQVKRISSWAAILFAPTLVGTIYGMNFEHMPELGWQFGYPLAIVAMFGMGAILYVTFKRNKWL
- a CDS encoding META domain-containing protein codes for the protein MRLLLPVLAGALLLSACGNNAGASPDPGGSGGSSAADVTGPWGDVDNPDAPSLDFSPDGRVSGTDGCNRLMGHWSVSGNRVTLRDMATTLMACPPGMDTWLAAGAAADVDGGTLRIYDQAGNEIGVLER
- a CDS encoding MFS transporter, coding for MSVNAASAVPSSGRMSREERKVLAGTLVGTTIEWYDFFIYAQAAGLVLATLYFGPINDGPLGQVVSFATIGISFLFRPLGAVVAGHLGDRIGRKKMLVFTLVMMGISTALIGVVPTYAQIGVAGPILLIVLRIMQGFSAGGEWGGAALLSVEHAPAGKRGLFGAYPQIGVPVGMILATFVMYVLSTSLSEEDFLAWGWRIPFLVSVVLIIVGYFIRRSVAESPIFKEIQERKKESSAPLSQLFRHNSREVILSALIFIANNAAGYLVIAFFASYATGKPAAGGLGMDRPSVLLATTLGSFGWLIFTLYGGILSDRIGRVRTFQIGYAWVFLWSVPMFLLIDTTNIVLFAVAIFVLTIGLGLSYGPQSAMYAEMFPARVRYSGVSIGYALGAILGGAFAPTIAQALLNETGWSPSIGLYIMVLCVVSFVAVTMVKETKGNDLHVEGSPKQQSRH
- a CDS encoding DHA2 family efflux MFS transporter permease subunit; this translates as MILVDSTIVNIATPAIMADLGAGLDQVIWVISAYLLAYAVPLLITGRLGDRFGPRRVYLIGLVVFTLSSLWCGFAHSVDALILARVAQGFGAALMTPQTMSVITRIFPPDKRGTALGLWGATAGVATLVGPILGGVLVDGLGWEWIFFINVPVGVLGFILAYRLVPQLPTAVHRFDYLGVLLSAAGMFCLVFGIQEGESYNWGTIAGPLSVWSLIIAGVLLLGLFVLWQRLNRAEPLLPLKLFRDRNFSLANISITGMGFAVTAFSLPVILFAQNVRGLSPTQAALLLAPMAVLAGVLAPAAGKIVQRGNPRFIAVFGFAAMAASLIWLGSILSPDVPYWHLLLPMALMGLANACIWPSVSLTATRNLAADVAGAGSGVYNTTRQFGAVIGSSAIAAVMQSRLTAHLGGGAADGGTAPAGGVFPEALKAGYSEAMGQSLYLPAAVILLALLASLFYAKPAPELTSGGAREAARTSSKG
- a CDS encoding manganese catalase family protein — translated: MFFHKQELQFKSTPEKPDAVFARKLQEALGGQYGEITVAMQYGFQSWNAHIPGKYRDLLYGIAAEEMGHVEMLAIMIAQLLEKAPLGVTDDAVQNDPTVAAVMGGMDVQHAIVAGAGARPVDSNGNPWTGGYITASGNMLADFTSNANIEMQGRIAVARLYHMTDDHGVRDLLAFLLARDTMHQNQWTTAALELQAENMEQLPVPSNFPLNKEHREVSYQYLNFSDGEHAKEGSWAKGPTPDGKGEFSYHDGPTTRAPMPPPTRPDARYYGTTDIPNPVEKAAGAVQDKLNKE
- a CDS encoding S10 family peptidase, with translation MVSQERPDTAASAPADPDASPASDVTDDFAVRRHTLPSGLGYTTTTGRMVFRKEEVSDGKSDGFRPKAEIFLVAYTADAPETGPNRRPVVFAFNGGPGSSSVWLHMGLLGPRMVDSGDAGSLTPPPFDLVDNPQTLLEHADLVLIDPVNTGFSRVVNGNDAAEFHGFEEDRDLVAEVIRLWTTRNNRWLSPKYLVGESYGTLRAVAVAGKLFDAYGLAVNGLGLISTVLNLATLDFAPGRDTPYALHLPTYAAIAHFHGRLPGRELADVVREAEAYAAREYGYALTQGSRLSAEEYDDVIARLAAITTLSEGFIRRTNLRWDYAMFSAELLREENLAVGRIDGRFTAAPAHQQDWINWDDPSLVAINGPYSAAINHYVRAELGYENDLPYEILSGRVQPWSYKTFEGVPVDVTGTLERLLVHNPALRVHVDYGYYDGATPHFAAEYVWAHMRLSDEARSRFTHHYYEAGHMMYVNPGCRADQLRNLAGFVTGA
- a CDS encoding bifunctional 2-polyprenyl-6-hydroxyphenol methylase/3-demethylubiquinol 3-O-methyltransferase UbiG, which produces MSEPPINRSLRSVDDLLRLMDGLFARDSVRWTHDAGSTWWNRFYADRTRPVPFFADKPDENLARWVSAEVFAPTRVLDIGSGPGRNALFLAENGYTVDAVDLSSEAVAWGRERAAARRLEVSFTCGDAFALPPEAFSGTYGLVYDSGCLHHLPPHRRISYLQLLKRTLAPGGYLGLACFARGRMGSEAPDEQLYRDGTFEAGIAFSPDDLRWVFAAFEEIEIRPMAAQEQDSPWFGESFLLTALFRRPPAP
- a CDS encoding DUF456 domain-containing protein, producing the protein MDPDLLVTIAAALVIAVGLIGIVVPVLPGSILILIALLGWALGVQSAPAWWSFGIGAVLLIAGMLSSAFLTGRRLKEREIPKRSIVAGVAVGIVGMFTIPAVGLFIGFAVGLLLSEWLRKRDLSAAWSSSVATLKAMGIGILAELALALTAGGLWGGAVWLHFATR
- a CDS encoding YrzE family protein, with the protein product MSTEPGNTNASNTGRGASDGGPFRDRSDRPAPVDDSQAIPVDGHREDTATRAMDTDTASSSPSHATGRRAGSHAAEPVAGTTNDDAAGRAMPVSDSRSGSESASEDTSTRVAPVTATRSPDADGTGEHRGATSVSAVRDHRDADTERDSDRDAENRHAMNAGDTTDDRRDARDDRNDDRNDDRGVVRDQDRDGRIDDRDAVHTREAALPNREALLAREKERFGGFKFGAAFFGWLTATGMVVLLSALAAAIGAAVGLSAETNLGQALESAAANQSAGIVGAIIMLLVLLLSYFAGGYVAGRMARFNGAKQGLAVWLWALVAAAVVIILGLIFGNDIRSISQLNSVAPLPENLEGMDAGTWIAVAASLLATLLGAILGGLAGMRYHRRIDRADFRTEETVVR